From a region of the Panicum virgatum strain AP13 chromosome 2K, P.virgatum_v5, whole genome shotgun sequence genome:
- the LOC120668799 gene encoding 4-hydroxyphenylacetaldehyde oxime monooxygenase-like, with product MDTQKLVAWPLLLLLLSLLLLLLSWRRKTKSGGAPPGGRRRAPPGPPRQLPVLGNLLQIGSRPHRYFQAVARRHGPVVEVRLGRVRAVVVSSPEAAKEVLRTNDLHCCSRPDSPGPRMLSYDFLDVAFSPYGNYWREMRKLFILELVSMRRVQSFAYARAAEVDRLVASLAAAAGRSPPAGAPVVVDLSEKLYALSDGIVGTVAFGKMYGSAQFGRSSFQRVMDDTVRVLGSFTFEDFFPASRLARCADALTGAAGRRRRVFRQIDRFFDSVIDKHLEPERLRAGVQEDMVDALVKMWREQDGEALGLTRAHIKGILMDTFAGGIDTCAVTMIWVMAELVRNPSVMQKAQAEVRGMVAGKARVEEEDVKGLRYLKMAVKENFRLHPPGTLLIPRETMRSCVIGGYDVLPGTRGFVNVWAMGRDPSIWENPEEFRPERFEGSRVDFRGFDFELLPFGSGRRSCPAVAMGVANVELALANLLYCFDWELPEGMKREDIDMEETGQLAFRKMVPLCLVPIRRV from the exons ATGGACACACAGAAGCTAGTAGCATGGCcactcctccttctcctcctctccctgctgctgctgctgctgtcgtggAGGAGGAAGACCAAGAGCGGAGGGGCACCGCCGGGTGGTCGGCGGAGAGCTCCCCCGGGGCCGCCGAGGCAGCTGCCGGTGCTGGGCAACCTGCTGCAGATCGGCAGCCGGCCGCACCGCTACTTCCAGGCGGTCGCGCGGAGGCACGGCCCCGTGGTGGAGGTGCGGCTCGGCCGCGTgcgcgccgtcgtcgtctcGTCGCCGGAGGCCGCCAAGGAGGTCCTCCGGACCAACGACCTGCACTGCTGCAGCCGCCCCGACTCACCAG GCCCCCGGATGCTGAGTTACGACTTCCTAGACGTGGCCTTCAGCCCCTACGGCAACTACTGGCGCGAGATGCGGAAGCTCTTCATCCTCGAGCTGGTCAGCATGCGCCGCGTCCAGTCCTTCGCCtacgcccgcgccgccgaggtCGACCGCCTcgtcgcctccctcgccgccgctgccggccgctcCCCTCCGGCGGGCGCCCCCGTCGTCGTCGACCTCAGCGAGAAGCTCTACGCGCTCTCCGACGGCATCGTCGGCACGGTGGCGTTCGGCAAGATGTACGGGTCGGCGCAGTTCGGGCGCAGCAGCTTCCAGCGGGTCATGGACGACACGGTGCGCGTGCTGGGGAGCTTCACGTTCGAGGACTTCTTCCCGGCGTCGCGCCTCGCGCGGTGCGCCGACGCCCtcaccggcgccgccgggcggaggcggcgcgtcTTCCGCCAGATCGACCGCTTCTTCGACTCGGTGATCGACAAGCACCTCGAGCCCGAGCGGCTGCGGGCCGGGGTGCAGGAGGACATGGTGGACGCGCTGGTGAAGATGTGGAGGGAGCAGGACGGAGAGGCACTAGGCTTGACGCGTGCCCATATCAAGGGTATCCTCATG GATACATTTGCTGGAGGCATCGACACCTGCGCTGTCACGATGATCTGGGTCATGGCCGAGCTCGTGAGGAATCCTAGCGTGATGCAGAAGGCGCAGGCCGAGGTCCGCGGCATGGTGGCGGGCAAAGCAAgagtggaggaagaagatgtcAAAGGCCTCAGGTACCTCAAGATGGCGGTGAAAGAAAACTTCAGGCTTCACCCACCGGGGACACTGCTGATCCCAAGGGAAACCATGCGGAGCTGCGTGATCGGCGGCTACGACGTGCTCCCGGGAACAAGGGGTTTCGTGAATGTTTGGGCCATGGGGAGGGATCCAAGCATCTGGGAGAACCCGGAGGAGTTCAGGCCGGAGCGGTTCGAGGGAAGTCGTGTCGATTTTAGAGGCTTTGATTTCGAGCTTCTCCCGTTTGGTTCAGGACGAAGGTCATGCCCTGCCGTGGCCATGGGCGTCGCCAATGTGGAGCTTGCACTGGCCAACCTGTTGTACTGCTTTGATTGGGAACTTCCTGAAGGGATGAAGCGGGAGGACATCGATATGGAAGAAACAGGGCAGCTTGCTTTTAGGAAGATGGTGCCTCTTTGTCTTGTGCCTATTAGGCGTGTATGA